Proteins encoded together in one Streptomyces sp. B1I3 window:
- a CDS encoding ABC transporter ATP-binding protein, whose protein sequence is MIRFEEVGKVYPDGTTAVDGLSFEVGEGELVTLVGPSGCGKTTTMMMVNRLIEPTSGRILLDGEDISAVDPVELRRRIGYVIQQVGLFPHRTVLDNAATVPALLGWKRARARERAAELLDLVGLDPRTYGSRYPAQLSGGQRQRVGVARALAADPPVLLMDEPFGAVDPVMRERLQDEFLKLQATVRKTVLLVTHDLEEAVRMGDRIAVYGEGRIEQYDTPGAVLGTPATPYVAHFVGADRGLKRLSVTAVEPDDLEEPPIARIDEPAHTAAARLGALGARWAVVLNGEGELHGWVAADALRIAGEHGVVGELARRMDAWVPVGSPLKQAFSEMLQHDAGWVAVLDGTRFLGVLTPAKLHEALRRSVDADSQGIGRDEVRFDSIADA, encoded by the coding sequence ATGATCCGGTTCGAAGAGGTCGGCAAGGTCTACCCGGACGGTACGACCGCGGTGGACGGGCTGTCCTTCGAGGTGGGCGAGGGCGAGCTGGTCACGCTCGTCGGGCCGTCCGGCTGCGGGAAGACGACCACGATGATGATGGTCAACCGGCTGATCGAGCCGACGTCGGGCCGGATCCTGCTGGACGGTGAGGACATCTCCGCCGTCGACCCGGTCGAGCTCCGCCGCAGGATCGGCTACGTGATCCAGCAGGTCGGCCTCTTCCCCCACCGGACCGTGCTGGACAACGCCGCGACCGTCCCCGCCCTCCTCGGCTGGAAGCGCGCCAGGGCGCGGGAGAGGGCGGCCGAGCTGCTGGACCTGGTGGGGCTCGACCCGAGGACGTACGGCTCCCGCTACCCCGCCCAGCTCTCCGGCGGCCAGCGCCAGCGCGTGGGGGTGGCCCGCGCCCTGGCGGCCGACCCGCCGGTGCTCCTGATGGACGAGCCGTTCGGGGCGGTGGACCCGGTGATGCGCGAGCGCCTGCAGGACGAGTTCCTCAAGCTGCAGGCGACGGTCAGGAAGACCGTCCTGCTGGTGACGCACGACCTCGAGGAGGCGGTGCGCATGGGCGACAGGATCGCGGTCTACGGCGAGGGGCGCATCGAGCAGTACGACACCCCGGGCGCGGTTCTCGGCACACCGGCGACGCCGTACGTGGCGCATTTCGTGGGTGCCGACCGGGGCCTCAAGCGGCTCTCGGTCACGGCGGTCGAACCCGACGACCTGGAGGAGCCGCCGATCGCGCGCATCGACGAGCCGGCGCACACGGCCGCCGCCCGGCTCGGCGCCCTGGGCGCGCGGTGGGCGGTCGTGCTGAACGGGGAGGGCGAGCTGCACGGCTGGGTGGCGGCGGACGCGTTGCGGATCGCCGGGGAGCACGGCGTCGTCGGCGAACTCGCCCGGCGCATGGACGCCTGGGTCCCCGTCGGCTCCCCGTTGAAACAGGCGTTCAGTGAGATGTTGCAGCACGACGCCGGGTGGGTGGCCGTCCTGGACGGTACGCGGTTCCTCGGCGTCCTGACCCCCGCGAAGCTGCATGAGGCACTGCGGCGGTCGGTGGACGCGGACTCGCAGGGGATCGGGCGGGACGAGGTGCGGTTCGACTCGATCGCGGACGCCTAG
- a CDS encoding aldo/keto reductase: protein MSTVPTVTLNNGVTIPQLGFGVFQIPDDETTTAVTDALDAGYRSIDTAAVYGNEAGVGRALAASGLPRGDLFVTTKVWNSDQGYDATLGAFDASLAELGLDHVDLYLIHWPTPAHDLYPETWRALEKLAAEGRIRAAGVSNFQPAHLRRLIDESSLVPAVNQIELHPGLQQTELRALHAEHGIVTEAWSPLAQGALLDDDVLVSIAGRHGKSPAQVVLRWHLQLGNVVIPKSVTPARIRQNIDVFDFDLSDADMDAIAGLDRGMRTGPDPETLN from the coding sequence ATGTCCACGGTTCCCACCGTCACCCTCAACAACGGCGTCACGATCCCCCAGCTCGGCTTCGGCGTCTTCCAGATCCCCGACGACGAGACGACCACGGCGGTGACCGACGCGCTCGACGCCGGCTACCGGTCCATCGACACCGCCGCCGTGTACGGCAACGAGGCCGGCGTGGGCCGCGCGCTGGCCGCCTCCGGCCTTCCGCGTGGTGACCTGTTCGTCACCACGAAGGTGTGGAACAGCGATCAGGGATACGACGCCACGCTCGGCGCCTTCGACGCGAGCCTGGCCGAGCTCGGTCTCGACCACGTGGACCTCTACCTCATCCACTGGCCCACCCCGGCCCACGACCTCTACCCCGAGACGTGGCGCGCACTGGAGAAGCTGGCGGCCGAGGGCCGGATCCGGGCGGCCGGAGTCTCCAACTTCCAGCCGGCCCACCTGCGCCGCCTGATCGACGAGAGCTCCCTCGTCCCGGCGGTCAACCAGATCGAGCTGCACCCCGGCCTCCAGCAGACCGAGCTGCGCGCCCTGCACGCCGAGCACGGCATCGTCACCGAGGCCTGGAGCCCTCTCGCCCAGGGTGCGCTGCTCGACGACGACGTACTGGTCTCGATCGCCGGGCGCCACGGGAAGTCGCCGGCCCAGGTCGTGCTGCGCTGGCACCTCCAGCTGGGCAACGTCGTGATCCCCAAGTCGGTCACGCCCGCCCGTATCCGGCAGAACATCGACGTCTTCGACTTCGATCTCTCGGACGCCGACATGGACGCGATCGCCGGCCTGGACCGGGGCATGCGCACGGGCCCGGACCCCGAAACCCTCAACTGA